In Nerophis ophidion isolate RoL-2023_Sa linkage group LG02, RoL_Noph_v1.0, whole genome shotgun sequence, one DNA window encodes the following:
- the dhx38 gene encoding pre-mRNA-splicing factor ATP-dependent RNA helicase PRP16 isoform X2, producing the protein MRTWIPTECQPAGFGEKIVVKSRFLPESSCACAVYKAAVDFPEALASRHPWTHTSDYQTMNDDESMHRLEGSDPKAELGGLIVKKKSAAAENHVFRAPTPRTSLLGLDLLAAQKRKERESKEQNEGCGEDRDRKKSKVSSYKDWEENKSDSGSDDDEDDEKNSQDKKEKKYRMSGSETPSSPGGVSDEFRRRHQQREKDRREHGVFISSKEDRNRDKGKDRKSERDAREVSSGSHSHRSERSERSQRDGWSDRISRGSRRDDPPTPQQRPRDGCTPSRSNWEEDDSGYASSRHSQWESPSPAPSARDSERNRLTGRESERRDRSVRGRYPDDTPLPTPSYKYNEWANDRKHLGSTPRLSQGKGKKDGEGGISFENRDEKEQWEEDQKQADRDWYMMDEGYDEFHNPFTSTSDEYIKKREQILQKQTQKRISAQKRQINEDNERWETNRMLTSGVVQRLEVDEDFEEDNAAKVHLLVHNLVPPFLDGRIVFTKQPEPVIPVKDATSDMAIISRKGSQLVRKHREQKERKKAQHKHWELAGTKLGDIMGIKKTEEGAGHQEVGEDGKVDYKAEQKFADHMKEKSQASSEFAKKKSILEQRQYLPIFAVRQQLLNIIRDNSIVIVVGETGSGKTTQLTQYLHEDGYTSYGMVGCTQPRRVAAMSVAKRVSEEIGTNLGEEVGYAIRFEDCTCEKTMIKYMTDGILLRESLRESDLDHYSAVIMDEAHERSLNTDVLFGLLREVVSRRTDLKLIVTSATMDSDKFASFFGNVPIFHIPGRTFPVDILFSKTPQEDYVEAAVKQALQIHLSGLMGDILIFMPGQEDIEVTSDQIVERLEDLDNAPALAVLPIYSQLPSDLQAKIFQKAPDGVRKCIVATNIAETSLTVDGIMFVVDAGYCKLKVFNPRIGMDALQVYPISQANANQRSGRAGRTGPGQCYRLYTQSAYKNEMLTTTIPEIQRTNLANVVLLLKSLGVQDLLLFHFMDPPPEDNMLNSMYQLWILGALDNTGSLTPTGRMMVEFPLDPALSKMLIVSCDMGCSADILIIVSMLSVPAIFYRPKGREEESDQVREKFSVPESDHLTYLNVYMQWKNNNYSSIWCNDHFIHTKAMRKVREVRSQLKDIMVQQRMNLISCGSDWDIIRKCICAAYFHQAAKLKGIGEYVNVRTGMPCHLHPTSSLFGMGYTPDYIIYHELVMTTKEYMQCVTAVDGEWLAELGPMFYSVKQAGRSRQENRRRAKEEITNMEEEMLLAQEQLRSRRDEQERKNIGTVKSVRICTPGRREEAPMTPRRTPSRFGL; encoded by the exons atgcgaacatggatcccaaccgaatgtcaaccagcaggtttcggtgagaaaattgtggtaaaaagtcgcttcttaccggagagcAGCTGTGCTTGCGCCGTttataaagctgccgtcgacttccctgaggcactggcgtcaagacacccgtggacacacacctccgactatcag ACAATGAATGACGATGAGTCCATGCACCGACTGGAAGGGAGTGATCCCAAAGCAGAGCTTGGGGGACTGATAGTCAAGAAGAAGAGTGCTGCTGcagaaaaccatgtttttcgGGCACCTACACCTCGAACCTCTCTGCTGGGTTTGGATCTGCTGGCAGCTCAGAAACGGAAAGAACGAGAGAGTAAAGAACAGAATGAAGGCTGTGGCGAGGACAGGGATAGAAAAAAATCAAAGGTGTCTTCATACAAAGATTGGGAGGAAAATAAAAGTGACTCTGGGtcagatgatgatgaagatgatgaaaagaACTCACAAGATAAAAAAGAGAA GAAGTACCGTATGAGCGGCTCAGAGACACCTTCCAGTCCTGGAGGAGTCAGTGATGAATTCCGGCGCCGACACCAGCAAAGAGAAAAAGACAGACGTGAGCACGGCGTCTTCATCTCCTCTAAAGAGGACAGGAATAGAGATAAGGGCAAAGATCGAAAGAGTgaaagag ATGCACGAGAAGTTAGTTCCGGCAGCCACTCACACCGCAGTGAGAGGAGTGAGCGATCACAGAGAGATGGCTGGTCAGACCGCATCAGCCGGGGGAGCAGGCGGGATGATCCCCCGACCCCACAACAACGCCCCAGAG ATGGTTGCACTCCTTCACGCTCTAACTGGGAAGAGGATGATAGTGGTTATGCCAGTTCACGGCATTCCCAATGGGAGTCTCCTTCTCCTGCTCCTTCTGCAAGAGACTCAGAGCGCAATCGCCTGACTGGCAGAGAGAGCGAAAgaagagaccg GTCAGTGAGAGGCCGTTATCCTGATGACACACCGCTGCCCACTCCATCCTACAAGTACAACGAGTGGGCCAATGACAGGAAGCATTTAGGCTCCACCCCTCGTTTATCTCAAGGAAAAG GTAAAAAAGATGGCGAAGGTGGAATTTCATTTGAAAACAGGGATGAGAAAGAGCAATGGGAAGAAGATCAGAAG CAAGCAGACAGAGACTGGTACATGATGGATGAAGGCTATGATGAGTTCCACAACCCTTTTACATCCACATCTGATGAGTATATCAAGAAGAGAGAACAGATCCTTCAGAAGCAGACTCAGAAAAGGATATCTGCTCAGAAACGTCAAATCAACGAG GACAATGAGCGATGGGAGACCAATCGTATGTTGACTAGCGGTGTAGTGCAGAGGTTGGAGGTGGATGAAGACTTCGAGGAAGACAATGCAGCAAAGGTTCACCTGCTGGTTCACAACTTAGTCCCGCCATTCCTGGATGGGAGAATTGTGTTCACTAAACAG CCAGAGCCTGTCATTCCTGTGAAAGATGCCACCTCTGACATGGCCATCATCTCCCGCAAGGGTAGTCAGCTGGTTCGTAAACATCGTGAACAAAAAGAACGCAAGAAG GCCCAACACAAACACTGGGAACTGGCAGGCACCAAGCTGGGGGACATCATGGGCATCAAAAAGACGGAAGAAGGTGCAGGACATCAAGAGGTTGGCGAGGATGGCAAAGTAGACTACAA AGCAGAGCAGAAATTTGCCGATCACATGAAAGAAAAGAGCCAAGCCAGCAGTGAGTTTGCTAAGAAGAAAAGCATTTTAGAGCAGAGACAATACTTGCCTATTTTTGCTGTCAGGCAGCAGCTTCTTAACATCATAAG AGACAACAGCATAGTAATTGTTGTTGGTGAAACGGGCAGTGGGAAAACCACTCAGCTGACACAGTATCTACATGAAGATGGCTACACCAGCTATGGCATGGTGGGCTGTACACAGCCCCGCCGAGTGGCTGCCATGAGTGTCGCCAAGAGAGTCAGTGAGGAGATCGGCACCAACCTTGGAGAAGAG GTGGGCTACGCAATTCGTTTTGAGGACTGCACATGTGAGAAAACAATGATCAAGTACATGACTGATGGTATTCTGCTGAGAGAGTCATTGAGGGAATCTGACCTGGACCACTACAGTGCAGTTATCATGGATGAAGCTCATGAGCGCTCACTAAATACCGATGTGCTATTTGGCCTGCTCCGTGAG GTTGTATCACGACGCACAGACTTGAAACTCATTGTTACCTCTGCCACAATGGACTCTGACAAATTTGCATCTTTTTTTGGCAATGTACCTATATTCCATATTCCAGGAAGAACATTTCCTGTTGACATATTATTTAGCAAG ACTCCTCAGGAAGACTATGTGGAGGCGGCAGTAAAACAGGCACTGCAGATCCACCTCAGTGGGTTGATGGGAGACATCCTTATTTTCATGCCTGGTCAGGAAGATATTGAG GTGACATCCGATCAGATTGTGGAGCGATTGGAGGATTTGGATAATGCGCCTGCTCTGGCTGTGCTGCCCATTTACTCTCAGCTACCCTCTGACCTCCAGGCCAAAATCTTCCAgaag GCTCCAGATGGAGTTCGGAAATGTATTGTTGCAACAAACATTGCTGAGACTTCCCTCACTGTGGATGGGATTATGTTTGTTGTGGATGCAGGATACTGTAAACTTAAG GTGTTCAATCCTCGCATTGGAATGGACGCATTACAAGTGTATCCCATCAGTCAAGCAAATGCAAATCAGCGTTCTGGCAGAGCAGGTCGTACAGGACCAGGGCAGTGTTACAG GCTCTACACTCAAAGTGCCTATAAGAATGAGATGCTAACCACCACCATACCAGAGATACAAAGGACCAACTTGGCCAACGTTGTCCTGTTGTTGAAGTCACTGGGTGTTCAGGATTTGCTTCTCTTCCACTTCATGGATCCGCCACCTGAAGACAACATGCTTAACTCCATGTACCAGCTCTGGATCTTGGGAGCTCTCGATAACACTG GTTCATTGACACCAACCGGCCGTATGATGGTGGAGTTCCCCCTCGACCCGGCCCTGTCCAAGATGCTGATTGTGTCCTGCGATATGGGCTGCAGCGCTGACATCCTCATCATTGTTTCAATGCTGTCTGTGCCAGCAATCTTTTACAGACCTAAG GGCCGTGAGGAGGAGAGCGACCAGGTCAGAGAAAAGTTCTCCGTGCCAGAGAGTGACCACCTGACATACCTCAACGTCTACATGCAGTGGAAAAACAACAATTATTCCAGCATCTGGTGCAACGATCATTTTATTCACACCAAGGCTATGCGAAAG GTACGTGAAGTGCGCTCCCAGTTAAAAGACATCATGGTACAGCAGAGGATGAACCTGATATCCTGTGGTTCAGACTGGGACATCATCAGGAAATGTATCTGTGCTGCTTACTTCCACCAAGCTGCCAAGCTCAAG GGCATTGGTGAATATGTCAATGTGAGGACTGGCATGCCATGTCACCTTCACCCAACCAGCTCCCTGTTTGGTATGGGATACACACCCGACTACATCATCTACCACGAGCTTGTGATGACCACCAAG GAGTACATGCAGTGTGTGACTGCAGTGGATGGAGAGTGGCTGGCAGAGCTTGGACCAATGTTTTATAGCGTCAAACAAGCCGGAAGAAGCAGACAA GAAAACCGTCGACGTGCCAAGGAGGAGATAACCAAC
- the dhx38 gene encoding pre-mRNA-splicing factor ATP-dependent RNA helicase PRP16 isoform X3 — protein MNDDESMHRLEGSDPKAELGGLIVKKKSAAAENHVFRAPTPRTSLLGLDLLAAQKRKERESKEQNEGCGEDRDRKKSKVSSYKDWEENKSDSGSDDDEDDEKNSQDKKENRKYRMSGSETPSSPGGVSDEFRRRHQQREKDRREHGVFISSKEDRNRDKGKDRKSERDAREVSSGSHSHRSERSERSQRDGWSDRISRGSRRDDPPTPQQRPRDGCTPSRSNWEEDDSGYASSRHSQWESPSPAPSARDSERNRLTGRESERRDRSVRGRYPDDTPLPTPSYKYNEWANDRKHLGSTPRLSQGKGKKDGEGGISFENRDEKEQWEEDQKQADRDWYMMDEGYDEFHNPFTSTSDEYIKKREQILQKQTQKRISAQKRQINEDNERWETNRMLTSGVVQRLEVDEDFEEDNAAKVHLLVHNLVPPFLDGRIVFTKQPEPVIPVKDATSDMAIISRKGSQLVRKHREQKERKKAQHKHWELAGTKLGDIMGIKKTEEGAGHQEVGEDGKVDYKAEQKFADHMKEKSQASSEFAKKKSILEQRQYLPIFAVRQQLLNIIRDNSIVIVVGETGSGKTTQLTQYLHEDGYTSYGMVGCTQPRRVAAMSVAKRVSEEIGTNLGEEVGYAIRFEDCTCEKTMIKYMTDGILLRESLRESDLDHYSAVIMDEAHERSLNTDVLFGLLREVVSRRTDLKLIVTSATMDSDKFASFFGNVPIFHIPGRTFPVDILFSKTPQEDYVEAAVKQALQIHLSGLMGDILIFMPGQEDIEVTSDQIVERLEDLDNAPALAVLPIYSQLPSDLQAKIFQKAPDGVRKCIVATNIAETSLTVDGIMFVVDAGYCKLKVFNPRIGMDALQVYPISQANANQRSGRAGRTGPGQCYRLYTQSAYKNEMLTTTIPEIQRTNLANVVLLLKSLGVQDLLLFHFMDPPPEDNMLNSMYQLWILGALDNTGSLTPTGRMMVEFPLDPALSKMLIVSCDMGCSADILIIVSMLSVPAIFYRPKGREEESDQVREKFSVPESDHLTYLNVYMQWKNNNYSSIWCNDHFIHTKAMRKVREVRSQLKDIMVQQRMNLISCGSDWDIIRKCICAAYFHQAAKLKGIGEYVNVRTGMPCHLHPTSSLFGMGYTPDYIIYHELVMTTKEYMQCVTAVDGEWLAELGPMFYSVKQAGRSRQENRRRAKEEITNMEEEMLLAQEQLRSRRDEQERKNIGTVKSVRICTPGRREEAPMTPRRTPSRFGL, from the exons ATGAATGACGATGAGTCCATGCACCGACTGGAAGGGAGTGATCCCAAAGCAGAGCTTGGGGGACTGATAGTCAAGAAGAAGAGTGCTGCTGcagaaaaccatgtttttcgGGCACCTACACCTCGAACCTCTCTGCTGGGTTTGGATCTGCTGGCAGCTCAGAAACGGAAAGAACGAGAGAGTAAAGAACAGAATGAAGGCTGTGGCGAGGACAGGGATAGAAAAAAATCAAAGGTGTCTTCATACAAAGATTGGGAGGAAAATAAAAGTGACTCTGGGtcagatgatgatgaagatgatgaaaagaACTCACAAGATAAAAAAGAGAA TAGGAAGTACCGTATGAGCGGCTCAGAGACACCTTCCAGTCCTGGAGGAGTCAGTGATGAATTCCGGCGCCGACACCAGCAAAGAGAAAAAGACAGACGTGAGCACGGCGTCTTCATCTCCTCTAAAGAGGACAGGAATAGAGATAAGGGCAAAGATCGAAAGAGTgaaagag ATGCACGAGAAGTTAGTTCCGGCAGCCACTCACACCGCAGTGAGAGGAGTGAGCGATCACAGAGAGATGGCTGGTCAGACCGCATCAGCCGGGGGAGCAGGCGGGATGATCCCCCGACCCCACAACAACGCCCCAGAG ATGGTTGCACTCCTTCACGCTCTAACTGGGAAGAGGATGATAGTGGTTATGCCAGTTCACGGCATTCCCAATGGGAGTCTCCTTCTCCTGCTCCTTCTGCAAGAGACTCAGAGCGCAATCGCCTGACTGGCAGAGAGAGCGAAAgaagagaccg GTCAGTGAGAGGCCGTTATCCTGATGACACACCGCTGCCCACTCCATCCTACAAGTACAACGAGTGGGCCAATGACAGGAAGCATTTAGGCTCCACCCCTCGTTTATCTCAAGGAAAAG GTAAAAAAGATGGCGAAGGTGGAATTTCATTTGAAAACAGGGATGAGAAAGAGCAATGGGAAGAAGATCAGAAG CAAGCAGACAGAGACTGGTACATGATGGATGAAGGCTATGATGAGTTCCACAACCCTTTTACATCCACATCTGATGAGTATATCAAGAAGAGAGAACAGATCCTTCAGAAGCAGACTCAGAAAAGGATATCTGCTCAGAAACGTCAAATCAACGAG GACAATGAGCGATGGGAGACCAATCGTATGTTGACTAGCGGTGTAGTGCAGAGGTTGGAGGTGGATGAAGACTTCGAGGAAGACAATGCAGCAAAGGTTCACCTGCTGGTTCACAACTTAGTCCCGCCATTCCTGGATGGGAGAATTGTGTTCACTAAACAG CCAGAGCCTGTCATTCCTGTGAAAGATGCCACCTCTGACATGGCCATCATCTCCCGCAAGGGTAGTCAGCTGGTTCGTAAACATCGTGAACAAAAAGAACGCAAGAAG GCCCAACACAAACACTGGGAACTGGCAGGCACCAAGCTGGGGGACATCATGGGCATCAAAAAGACGGAAGAAGGTGCAGGACATCAAGAGGTTGGCGAGGATGGCAAAGTAGACTACAA AGCAGAGCAGAAATTTGCCGATCACATGAAAGAAAAGAGCCAAGCCAGCAGTGAGTTTGCTAAGAAGAAAAGCATTTTAGAGCAGAGACAATACTTGCCTATTTTTGCTGTCAGGCAGCAGCTTCTTAACATCATAAG AGACAACAGCATAGTAATTGTTGTTGGTGAAACGGGCAGTGGGAAAACCACTCAGCTGACACAGTATCTACATGAAGATGGCTACACCAGCTATGGCATGGTGGGCTGTACACAGCCCCGCCGAGTGGCTGCCATGAGTGTCGCCAAGAGAGTCAGTGAGGAGATCGGCACCAACCTTGGAGAAGAG GTGGGCTACGCAATTCGTTTTGAGGACTGCACATGTGAGAAAACAATGATCAAGTACATGACTGATGGTATTCTGCTGAGAGAGTCATTGAGGGAATCTGACCTGGACCACTACAGTGCAGTTATCATGGATGAAGCTCATGAGCGCTCACTAAATACCGATGTGCTATTTGGCCTGCTCCGTGAG GTTGTATCACGACGCACAGACTTGAAACTCATTGTTACCTCTGCCACAATGGACTCTGACAAATTTGCATCTTTTTTTGGCAATGTACCTATATTCCATATTCCAGGAAGAACATTTCCTGTTGACATATTATTTAGCAAG ACTCCTCAGGAAGACTATGTGGAGGCGGCAGTAAAACAGGCACTGCAGATCCACCTCAGTGGGTTGATGGGAGACATCCTTATTTTCATGCCTGGTCAGGAAGATATTGAG GTGACATCCGATCAGATTGTGGAGCGATTGGAGGATTTGGATAATGCGCCTGCTCTGGCTGTGCTGCCCATTTACTCTCAGCTACCCTCTGACCTCCAGGCCAAAATCTTCCAgaag GCTCCAGATGGAGTTCGGAAATGTATTGTTGCAACAAACATTGCTGAGACTTCCCTCACTGTGGATGGGATTATGTTTGTTGTGGATGCAGGATACTGTAAACTTAAG GTGTTCAATCCTCGCATTGGAATGGACGCATTACAAGTGTATCCCATCAGTCAAGCAAATGCAAATCAGCGTTCTGGCAGAGCAGGTCGTACAGGACCAGGGCAGTGTTACAG GCTCTACACTCAAAGTGCCTATAAGAATGAGATGCTAACCACCACCATACCAGAGATACAAAGGACCAACTTGGCCAACGTTGTCCTGTTGTTGAAGTCACTGGGTGTTCAGGATTTGCTTCTCTTCCACTTCATGGATCCGCCACCTGAAGACAACATGCTTAACTCCATGTACCAGCTCTGGATCTTGGGAGCTCTCGATAACACTG GTTCATTGACACCAACCGGCCGTATGATGGTGGAGTTCCCCCTCGACCCGGCCCTGTCCAAGATGCTGATTGTGTCCTGCGATATGGGCTGCAGCGCTGACATCCTCATCATTGTTTCAATGCTGTCTGTGCCAGCAATCTTTTACAGACCTAAG GGCCGTGAGGAGGAGAGCGACCAGGTCAGAGAAAAGTTCTCCGTGCCAGAGAGTGACCACCTGACATACCTCAACGTCTACATGCAGTGGAAAAACAACAATTATTCCAGCATCTGGTGCAACGATCATTTTATTCACACCAAGGCTATGCGAAAG GTACGTGAAGTGCGCTCCCAGTTAAAAGACATCATGGTACAGCAGAGGATGAACCTGATATCCTGTGGTTCAGACTGGGACATCATCAGGAAATGTATCTGTGCTGCTTACTTCCACCAAGCTGCCAAGCTCAAG GGCATTGGTGAATATGTCAATGTGAGGACTGGCATGCCATGTCACCTTCACCCAACCAGCTCCCTGTTTGGTATGGGATACACACCCGACTACATCATCTACCACGAGCTTGTGATGACCACCAAG GAGTACATGCAGTGTGTGACTGCAGTGGATGGAGAGTGGCTGGCAGAGCTTGGACCAATGTTTTATAGCGTCAAACAAGCCGGAAGAAGCAGACAA GAAAACCGTCGACGTGCCAAGGAGGAGATAACCAAC